From a region of the Corallococcus coralloides DSM 2259 genome:
- a CDS encoding DivIVA domain-containing protein, whose translation MKITPLDIRQKRFETVMRGFARPEVGAYLELIAGEFEEVVKENIALKEELKRTQARLEQHQERERTLQETMVTAQRISEDLKDAAKKEAEIIIADAEHQAEKIVHGAHQRLVQVVEDINELKRQRTQFESQVRSVVEAHRKLLETFAAPTFADRDYARVEDNVAFLSQKKATSND comes from the coding sequence ATGAAGATCACCCCGCTCGACATCCGGCAGAAGCGCTTCGAGACGGTGATGCGCGGCTTCGCGCGTCCCGAAGTGGGCGCGTACCTGGAGCTGATCGCCGGCGAGTTCGAGGAGGTGGTGAAGGAGAACATCGCGCTCAAGGAGGAGCTGAAGCGCACGCAGGCGCGGCTCGAGCAGCATCAGGAGCGCGAGCGCACCCTCCAGGAGACGATGGTCACCGCCCAGCGCATCAGCGAGGACCTGAAGGACGCCGCGAAGAAGGAAGCGGAGATCATCATCGCGGACGCGGAGCACCAGGCGGAGAAGATCGTCCACGGCGCGCACCAGCGGCTGGTGCAGGTGGTGGAGGACATCAACGAGCTCAAGCGCCAGCGCACCCAGTTCGAGTCGCAGGTGCGCTCCGTGGTGGAGGCCCACCGCAAGCTGCTGGAGACGTTCGCCGCGCCCACCTTCGCGGACCGCGACTACGCGCGCGTGGAGGACAACGTCGCGTTCCTGTCGCAGAAGAAGGCCACCTCCAACGACTAG
- a CDS encoding DUF167 domain-containing protein — MPAPWLKAVQTGVELTVLVQPRASRTKVVGEHDGQLKIQLAAPPVDGEANAALVEFIAKTLGVPRRQVTLVAGDTSRRKRLRVEGVDAAAAEAVISGGP, encoded by the coding sequence ATGCCCGCTCCCTGGCTCAAGGCCGTGCAGACAGGGGTGGAGCTGACGGTGCTCGTCCAGCCGCGCGCGTCCCGCACCAAGGTGGTGGGCGAGCATGACGGCCAGCTGAAGATCCAACTCGCCGCGCCGCCCGTGGATGGCGAAGCGAATGCGGCCCTGGTGGAATTCATCGCCAAAACGCTGGGCGTGCCGCGTCGCCAGGTGACACTCGTGGCGGGTGACACGTCGCGCCGTAAGCGATTGAGGGTGGAAGGGGTTGATGCGGCGGCGGCCGAGGCTGTTATCTCTGGTGGACCGTGA
- a CDS encoding peptidase MA family metallohydrolase, whose amino-acid sequence MLRLFAFLMMLLASPGVFAQEAGPRGIHATEAVVTDTALVPHARPAIVAGELKTQRFVILHTAKAAGAARALAGQIEGVRDAFGAMLGRDWPGTTEIRLGVGRQEFEALALPGGKPPGWAVALAYPGHQIILLDALSLSDSEGPTTLRHELAHVALGQLARDWPRWFQEGVAQNLTDERYSVAHYGALFRAVTQERVFHFEDLADDWPDVPADVEIAYAQSAAFVAFLTGKHGSHAMGLLVDGVRAGEPFEQAFGKAFRTSLLLEEQDWREGLAARYGWLPLTTSSALLWLTASVLCVAAFVRRMRQKAARMTELAAEDAAEDAALRLLAAARAAGPVPVDGSEPLSPALPWPEWPGATTPVAPPNPSAPSQPEALEGAPEALESGTGHPEGPDGSDLDMDDEEPESASGEYELDGEAPSGRPPKPTLH is encoded by the coding sequence ATGCTCCGCCTGTTCGCCTTCCTGATGATGCTGCTGGCCTCGCCGGGCGTGTTCGCGCAGGAGGCAGGTCCGCGGGGCATCCACGCCACGGAGGCCGTCGTCACGGACACCGCGCTCGTGCCCCACGCCCGCCCGGCCATCGTCGCGGGGGAGCTGAAGACGCAGCGCTTCGTCATCCTGCACACCGCGAAGGCGGCGGGCGCGGCCCGGGCCCTGGCCGGGCAGATTGAAGGCGTGCGGGACGCCTTCGGCGCGATGCTCGGGCGCGACTGGCCGGGCACCACCGAAATCCGCCTGGGCGTGGGCCGCCAGGAGTTCGAGGCGCTGGCGCTCCCCGGTGGCAAGCCTCCGGGCTGGGCCGTGGCGCTCGCCTACCCCGGGCATCAGATCATCCTGCTAGACGCGCTCAGCCTGAGCGACTCCGAAGGGCCCACCACGCTGCGGCACGAGCTGGCGCACGTGGCGCTGGGCCAGCTGGCGAGGGACTGGCCGCGCTGGTTCCAGGAAGGCGTGGCGCAGAACCTCACCGACGAGCGCTACTCCGTCGCCCACTACGGTGCCCTCTTCCGCGCGGTGACGCAGGAGCGCGTCTTCCACTTCGAGGACCTTGCCGACGACTGGCCGGACGTGCCCGCGGACGTCGAAATCGCCTACGCGCAGAGCGCCGCCTTCGTGGCCTTCCTCACCGGCAAGCACGGCTCGCACGCCATGGGCCTGCTGGTGGACGGCGTGCGCGCGGGTGAGCCGTTCGAACAGGCCTTCGGCAAGGCCTTCCGCACGTCGCTGCTGCTGGAGGAGCAGGACTGGCGCGAGGGGCTTGCGGCCCGCTACGGCTGGCTGCCGCTCACCACCAGCTCCGCGCTCCTGTGGCTCACCGCCTCCGTGCTGTGCGTGGCCGCCTTCGTGCGCCGCATGCGCCAGAAGGCCGCGCGGATGACGGAGCTGGCCGCGGAGGACGCCGCCGAGGACGCCGCGCTGCGCCTGCTCGCCGCCGCCCGCGCCGCGGGGCCCGTCCCCGTGGACGGCTCGGAGCCGCTGTCCCCTGCCCTCCCCTGGCCGGAATGGCCGGGCGCCACCACGCCCGTGGCCCCACCCAATCCGTCCGCTCCCAGCCAGCCGGAGGCCCTGGAGGGTGCGCCGGAAGCGCTGGAGTCGGGCACGGGCCATCCGGAAGGCCCGGACGGTTCGGACCTGGACATGGACGACGAGGAGCCGGAGTCCGCCAGCGGCGAGTACGAGCTGGACGGCGAGGCCCCGTCGGGCCGCCCGCCCAAGCCGACGCTCCACTGA
- the polA gene encoding DNA polymerase I — MADTSPPRSERRLALFDASGFIFRAYHAIPPLTTSKGVPTNAVLGFTRMVLKALQELKPTHVALAFDKSGRVERQKIDPTYKANRKAPPEDLTPQFPLIRKVGDVLNLPSLDAEGWEADDVIGTLAMQAKAEGFQVLVVTSDKDFMQIVDEDITLFDPAKNKRMGIADVQEKMGILPGQVRDFLALVGDAVDNVAKVPGVGDKTAVELLHQFGDVETLLARVEEVKKPKIRAALESHRESLTRAKQLVTFNTGLPLGVKLDDLIRRAPDATRARDLFTELEFFALLRDLPAEEAPARPDVAPLVTTTSLVTTEAELKALADAAKASGALTLVPAFEGMPFAAPLVGLGVALPDGSTRYVPLRHQQLGATQVPVAAFTAVMKDVIADAAVKKGGHDLKALTLVLANEGLTLEGAHDDVELLSYLLNPSRREHALEDLARERLRSELPALPASVGGKKGRPLADHGPEEVAAAYAVRADAARRMAPELWKELELGGLAELARTLELPLLPVLARMEREGVKLDVAELGRTSERVDVEVKAKEAECHQAAGHVFNLGSNPQLAQVLYEEQKLPILKRGKTGPSTDQEVLEKLAEEHNSVLARALIEYRGLSKLKSTYLDTLPTLVAKDGRIHTTYHQAATATGRLSSSDPNLQNIPVRTELGREIRRAFVADAGHQLVSADYSQIELRLLAHIAEDPVLIDAFRNDEDIHSRTAAEVFGVDPKDVDREQRRVAKMVNFGIAYGLSAHGLSTRLGISQENARDVIERYFIRYAGIRQYLEDTVEKARKVGYVETLYGRRRLMGDLLSKNRAVAQAAERAAINMPIQGTAADLMKKAMLAVDAALREQKLKTRVLLQVHDELLFEAPDAEVEAVKALAVKSMASVAELKVPLKVDVGAGKSWADAH; from the coding sequence ATGGCCGACACCAGCCCCCCGCGCTCCGAGCGCCGCCTGGCGCTCTTCGACGCCTCTGGCTTCATCTTCCGCGCCTACCACGCCATCCCCCCGCTCACGACGAGCAAGGGGGTGCCGACCAACGCGGTGCTGGGCTTCACCCGCATGGTGCTCAAGGCCCTGCAGGAGCTGAAGCCCACGCACGTGGCGCTGGCGTTCGACAAGTCCGGCCGCGTGGAGCGTCAGAAGATCGACCCCACGTACAAGGCGAACCGCAAGGCCCCGCCGGAGGACCTGACGCCCCAGTTCCCGCTCATCCGCAAGGTGGGGGACGTGCTGAACCTGCCCTCGCTGGACGCGGAGGGCTGGGAGGCGGATGACGTCATCGGCACGCTGGCGATGCAGGCCAAGGCGGAGGGCTTCCAGGTCCTGGTCGTCACCAGCGACAAGGACTTCATGCAGATCGTCGACGAGGACATCACCCTCTTCGACCCCGCGAAGAACAAGCGCATGGGCATCGCGGACGTGCAGGAGAAGATGGGCATCCTGCCCGGGCAGGTGCGCGACTTCCTGGCCCTGGTGGGCGACGCGGTGGACAACGTCGCCAAGGTGCCCGGCGTGGGCGACAAGACGGCGGTGGAGCTGCTCCACCAGTTCGGCGACGTGGAGACGCTGCTCGCGCGCGTGGAGGAAGTGAAGAAGCCGAAGATCCGCGCGGCGCTGGAGTCCCACCGCGAGAGCCTGACGCGCGCCAAGCAGCTCGTCACCTTCAACACCGGGCTGCCCCTGGGCGTGAAGCTGGACGACCTGATCCGCCGCGCTCCGGACGCCACGCGCGCGAGGGATTTGTTCACGGAGCTGGAGTTCTTCGCGCTCCTGCGCGACCTGCCCGCGGAGGAGGCCCCGGCCCGGCCGGACGTGGCGCCGCTCGTGACCACCACCTCGCTCGTCACCACCGAGGCGGAGCTGAAGGCGCTGGCGGACGCGGCGAAGGCCTCGGGGGCCCTCACCCTGGTGCCCGCCTTCGAGGGCATGCCCTTCGCGGCGCCGCTGGTGGGCCTGGGCGTGGCGCTGCCGGACGGCTCCACGCGCTACGTGCCGCTGAGGCACCAGCAGCTGGGCGCCACGCAGGTGCCGGTGGCGGCCTTCACCGCGGTGATGAAGGACGTCATCGCGGACGCGGCGGTGAAGAAGGGCGGACACGACCTCAAGGCGCTCACGCTGGTGCTGGCCAACGAAGGGTTGACGCTGGAGGGCGCGCACGACGACGTGGAGCTGCTCAGCTACCTGCTCAACCCGTCGCGCCGGGAGCACGCGCTGGAGGACCTGGCGCGGGAGCGGCTGCGCTCGGAGCTGCCCGCGCTGCCCGCGTCCGTGGGCGGCAAGAAGGGGCGGCCGCTGGCGGACCACGGGCCGGAAGAGGTGGCCGCGGCGTACGCGGTGCGCGCGGACGCGGCGCGCAGGATGGCGCCGGAGCTGTGGAAGGAGCTGGAGCTGGGCGGGCTCGCGGAGCTGGCCCGCACGCTGGAGCTGCCGCTGTTGCCCGTGCTCGCGCGCATGGAGCGAGAGGGCGTGAAGCTGGACGTGGCGGAGCTGGGCCGCACCTCCGAACGCGTGGACGTGGAGGTGAAGGCGAAGGAGGCCGAGTGCCACCAGGCCGCGGGCCACGTCTTCAACCTGGGCTCCAACCCGCAGCTGGCGCAGGTGCTCTACGAGGAGCAGAAGCTGCCCATCCTCAAGCGCGGCAAGACGGGCCCGTCCACGGACCAGGAGGTGCTGGAGAAGCTGGCGGAGGAGCACAACAGCGTGCTCGCGCGCGCGCTCATCGAGTACCGGGGCCTGTCCAAGCTCAAGAGCACCTACCTGGACACGCTGCCCACGCTGGTGGCGAAGGACGGGCGCATCCACACCACGTACCACCAGGCGGCCACCGCCACGGGCCGGCTGTCCTCGTCCGACCCGAACCTGCAGAACATCCCCGTCCGCACGGAGCTGGGGCGCGAAATCCGCCGCGCCTTCGTGGCGGACGCGGGGCACCAGCTGGTGAGCGCGGACTACTCGCAGATTGAATTGCGGCTCCTGGCGCACATCGCGGAGGACCCGGTCCTCATCGACGCCTTCCGCAACGACGAGGACATCCACAGCCGCACGGCGGCGGAAGTCTTCGGCGTGGACCCGAAGGACGTGGACCGCGAGCAGCGCCGCGTGGCGAAGATGGTGAACTTCGGCATCGCGTACGGCCTGTCCGCGCACGGCCTGTCCACGCGCCTGGGCATCTCCCAGGAGAACGCGCGCGACGTCATCGAGCGGTACTTCATCCGGTACGCGGGCATCCGCCAGTACCTGGAGGACACCGTGGAGAAGGCGCGCAAGGTGGGCTACGTGGAGACGCTCTACGGCCGCCGCCGCCTGATGGGGGACCTGCTCTCCAAGAACCGGGCGGTGGCCCAGGCCGCGGAGCGCGCCGCCATCAACATGCCCATCCAGGGCACCGCCGCGGACCTGATGAAGAAGGCCATGCTGGCCGTGGACGCCGCGCTCCGCGAGCAGAAGCTGAAGACGCGCGTGCTCCTCCAGGTGCACGACGAACTGCTCTTCGAGGCGCCGGACGCGGAAGTGGAAGCCGTGAAGGCCCTGGCCGTGAAGAGCATGGCCTCCGTCGCCGAGCTGAAGGTGCCGCTCAAGGTGGACGTGGGCGCGGGGAAGAGCTGGGCGGACGCGCACTGA
- a CDS encoding FHA domain-containing protein: MPTLVVRHPDGTEHEHEIAGELKIGRQQGNDLVLTEGGVSRQHARVYVEGGTVYVEDGGSQNGTFVDGERIEGPTALTPASQVLLGDYELKLKGSARSTSGRRAATPPPGDPATLSDAPVKGTRAMPSIRAKATQNGAAKPEGALAKRPARATPSRAGAGDAAAGATSGPMLKGMTGPWAGKSYPINGTLLVGRAPPAAVVLDDDSVSRKHAEVKREGTGVLARDLGSANGTLLNGELLGEEFVDLQPGDVLQFGVVEMTFEASDTPARRPGTGAAPPRRGGRAAPEADKKRKLLVIAGGVVALLAVAAVVKSSVGAPQKAQKTGPAAPMDPAQQVQEFLSECRSYSSNETGAPDWGRAEKACEQALDMDPINAEANTLVRRIKLEKEAFDNFEAAKKSIELNREKDALEYLRKIPKESEYFRRARSKAKETAEQFVERAKFDCNRYLNNSQWGPAVQRCQQYMEVWCQKQSKEDLEPPIGQTLRLEGGLRKNEWRPKDAMFVKFLVARKRVERDAAPWTCPVSDILQEDGLGVDQASEVRAMFSKRYAPKLVQAAMMDYWTGRGSEAMATLQKLRSKEDQAQFHQLADDLIRDVSNVDQLFKTGQSLITNDDPERAVAPFKEALATDKRIMAELAESHLSFYRKNMFQDLATAAYQRGKHFADREDRRRGCRIWKMGFDFYKGNTNLNRVVAFCSTQAQNALNAVGGCSDFQAVEDYAVPGDGIAEQMAAKKAEMKCR; the protein is encoded by the coding sequence ATGCCTACCCTGGTCGTCCGTCACCCTGACGGCACTGAGCACGAGCACGAGATCGCGGGCGAGCTGAAGATCGGCCGCCAGCAGGGCAATGACCTGGTCCTCACGGAAGGCGGCGTGTCGCGGCAGCACGCGCGCGTCTACGTGGAGGGCGGCACCGTCTACGTGGAGGACGGAGGCAGCCAGAACGGCACCTTCGTGGACGGCGAGCGCATCGAGGGGCCCACGGCGCTGACGCCGGCCTCGCAGGTGCTGCTGGGCGACTACGAGCTGAAGCTCAAGGGCAGTGCCCGGAGCACCAGCGGCCGCCGCGCGGCGACGCCTCCGCCCGGCGATCCCGCGACGCTCTCCGACGCGCCCGTGAAGGGCACGCGCGCCATGCCCAGCATCCGCGCCAAGGCCACGCAGAACGGGGCCGCGAAGCCCGAGGGCGCGCTGGCGAAGCGGCCCGCACGTGCCACGCCCTCGCGGGCGGGGGCGGGTGACGCGGCGGCGGGCGCGACTTCGGGTCCGATGCTCAAGGGCATGACGGGGCCGTGGGCGGGCAAGTCCTATCCCATCAACGGCACGTTGCTGGTGGGCCGGGCGCCTCCGGCGGCGGTCGTCCTGGATGACGACTCCGTGAGCCGGAAGCACGCGGAGGTGAAGCGCGAGGGCACCGGCGTGCTCGCGCGCGACCTGGGCAGCGCCAACGGCACCCTGCTCAACGGCGAATTGCTGGGCGAGGAGTTCGTCGACCTGCAGCCCGGGGACGTCCTCCAGTTCGGCGTGGTGGAGATGACCTTCGAGGCCTCCGACACGCCCGCGCGCCGTCCGGGCACGGGCGCGGCGCCGCCCCGTCGTGGGGGCAGGGCAGCGCCCGAGGCGGACAAGAAGCGCAAGCTGCTGGTGATCGCGGGCGGCGTGGTCGCGCTGCTGGCAGTGGCGGCGGTGGTGAAGTCCTCCGTCGGGGCGCCGCAGAAGGCTCAGAAGACGGGGCCCGCCGCGCCGATGGATCCCGCGCAGCAGGTGCAGGAGTTCCTCAGCGAGTGCCGCTCCTACTCCTCCAATGAGACGGGGGCTCCCGACTGGGGCCGCGCCGAAAAGGCGTGCGAGCAGGCGCTGGACATGGACCCCATCAACGCCGAGGCGAACACCCTCGTGCGGCGCATCAAGCTGGAGAAGGAGGCCTTCGACAACTTCGAGGCGGCGAAGAAGTCCATCGAGCTCAACCGCGAGAAGGACGCCCTGGAGTACCTGCGCAAGATTCCGAAGGAGAGCGAGTACTTCCGCCGCGCCCGCTCCAAGGCGAAGGAGACGGCCGAGCAGTTCGTGGAGCGCGCGAAGTTCGACTGCAATCGCTACCTCAACAACTCGCAGTGGGGCCCTGCGGTCCAGCGCTGCCAGCAGTACATGGAAGTGTGGTGCCAGAAGCAGAGCAAGGAGGACCTGGAGCCGCCCATCGGTCAGACGCTCCGCCTGGAGGGCGGCCTGCGCAAGAACGAGTGGCGCCCCAAGGACGCCATGTTCGTGAAGTTCCTGGTGGCCCGGAAGCGCGTGGAGCGCGACGCCGCGCCGTGGACGTGCCCGGTCTCGGACATCCTCCAGGAGGACGGGCTGGGCGTGGATCAGGCCAGCGAGGTGCGCGCCATGTTCTCCAAGCGCTACGCCCCGAAGCTCGTCCAGGCGGCGATGATGGACTACTGGACCGGCCGCGGCAGCGAGGCGATGGCGACGCTGCAGAAGCTGCGCTCGAAGGAAGACCAGGCGCAGTTCCACCAGCTGGCGGACGACCTCATCCGCGACGTGTCCAACGTGGATCAGCTCTTCAAGACGGGCCAGAGCTTGATCACCAACGACGACCCCGAGCGCGCGGTGGCGCCGTTCAAGGAAGCGCTGGCGACGGACAAGCGCATCATGGCGGAGCTGGCGGAGTCGCACCTGTCCTTCTACCGGAAGAACATGTTCCAGGACCTGGCGACCGCCGCCTACCAGCGTGGCAAGCACTTCGCCGACCGCGAGGATCGCCGCCGCGGCTGCCGCATCTGGAAGATGGGCTTCGACTTCTACAAGGGCAACACGAACCTGAACCGCGTGGTGGCCTTCTGCTCCACGCAGGCGCAGAACGCGTTGAACGCCGTGGGCGGCTGCTCGGACTTCCAGGCGGTGGAGGACTACGCCGTGCCGGGTGACGGCATCGCCGAGCAGATGGCCGCGAAGAAGGCCGAGATGAAGTGCCGCTGA
- a CDS encoding ATPase, T2SS/T4P/T4SS family, which yields MFLITLTEKGGGSEQREYPKNEITIGRIAGNDIVLAKGNVSKTHSRIVEKDGRFIIVDMKSTNGTFVNGKKIAGPMVLKPTDQVSIGDYILNVEPLEEEPVDEGYDEEQGEEAYEEEAYEEEEAYEEEEAPAPAQAAPSRMPASMAAAMARNKRKVDPRLERYSRLQKEIHDRLIEYLDLRRMDMDRLGDEELWRRTEKAIRDIIDQMEADQELPGDVDREELLTDVINEALGLGPLEAFLASEEISEIMVNHANQIYIERKGKLTLSEKTFSSNQAVLGVIERIVAPIGRRIDESSPLVDARLKDGSRVNAIIPPLALKGPCITIRKFKKDALKIQDLIKYKTVTAQMAEFLEMCVTARRNIVISGGTGSGKTTTLNIISSFIPEGERIITVEDAAELQLPQDHWVQLESRPPNLEGKGAITIRELVKNCLRMRPDRIVVGECRSGETLDMLQAMNTGHDGSLTTLHANTPRDAIARLETMVLMSGMELPVKAIREQIASAVHLIVQQTRFSDGSRKICFITEVSGMEVDIVTLQDIFYYKQDGFTEDHKVRGRYVASGFVPKFYDELQRKGIPVNMSIFRED from the coding sequence ATGTTTCTCATCACGCTGACGGAGAAGGGCGGCGGTTCGGAGCAGCGGGAGTACCCCAAGAACGAGATCACGATCGGCCGGATTGCTGGCAACGACATCGTGCTCGCCAAGGGGAACGTCTCCAAGACCCACTCCCGCATCGTCGAGAAGGACGGTCGCTTCATCATCGTGGACATGAAGTCCACGAACGGCACCTTCGTGAACGGCAAGAAGATCGCCGGTCCCATGGTGCTCAAGCCCACCGACCAGGTCTCCATCGGCGACTACATCCTCAACGTGGAGCCGCTGGAGGAAGAGCCCGTCGACGAAGGCTACGACGAGGAGCAGGGCGAGGAGGCCTACGAGGAAGAGGCCTACGAAGAGGAGGAGGCCTACGAGGAGGAGGAGGCTCCCGCCCCCGCCCAGGCCGCTCCCAGCCGCATGCCCGCGTCCATGGCCGCGGCCATGGCCCGCAACAAGCGCAAGGTGGACCCCCGGTTGGAGCGCTACTCGCGCCTCCAGAAGGAGATCCACGACCGGCTCATCGAGTACCTGGACCTGCGCCGCATGGACATGGACCGGCTCGGGGACGAGGAGCTCTGGCGCCGCACCGAGAAGGCCATCCGGGACATCATCGACCAGATGGAGGCGGACCAGGAGCTTCCCGGGGACGTGGACCGGGAGGAGCTGCTCACCGACGTCATCAACGAGGCGCTGGGCCTGGGGCCCCTGGAAGCGTTCCTCGCGTCGGAAGAGATCAGCGAGATCATGGTGAACCACGCCAACCAGATCTACATCGAGCGCAAGGGCAAGCTGACCCTGTCGGAGAAGACGTTCTCCTCCAACCAGGCGGTGCTCGGCGTCATCGAGCGCATCGTGGCGCCCATTGGCCGCCGCATCGACGAATCCAGCCCGCTGGTGGACGCGCGCCTCAAGGACGGCAGCCGCGTGAACGCCATCATCCCGCCGCTGGCGCTCAAGGGCCCCTGCATCACCATCCGCAAGTTCAAGAAGGACGCGCTGAAGATCCAGGACCTCATCAAGTACAAGACCGTCACCGCGCAGATGGCCGAGTTCCTGGAGATGTGCGTGACGGCCCGGCGCAACATCGTCATCTCCGGCGGCACGGGCTCCGGGAAGACGACGACGCTGAACATCATCAGCTCGTTCATCCCGGAGGGTGAGCGCATCATCACGGTGGAGGACGCGGCGGAGCTTCAGCTGCCGCAGGACCACTGGGTGCAGCTGGAGAGCCGCCCGCCCAACCTGGAAGGCAAGGGCGCCATCACCATCCGCGAGCTGGTGAAGAACTGCCTGCGCATGCGGCCGGACCGCATCGTCGTGGGCGAGTGCCGCTCCGGTGAGACGCTGGACATGCTCCAGGCCATGAACACCGGCCACGACGGTTCGCTCACCACGCTGCACGCGAACACGCCGCGCGACGCGATTGCCCGGCTGGAGACGATGGTGCTCATGTCCGGCATGGAGCTGCCGGTGAAGGCCATCCGCGAGCAGATCGCCAGCGCCGTGCACCTCATCGTGCAGCAGACGCGCTTCTCCGACGGCTCTCGCAAGATCTGCTTCATCACCGAGGTGTCCGGCATGGAGGTCGACATCGTGACCCTGCAGGACATCTTCTATTACAAGCAGGACGGCTTCACGGAGGACCACAAGGTCCGCGGACGCTACGTCGCGTCGGGCTTCGTCCCGAAGTTCTACGACGAGCTCCAGCGCAAGGGCATCCCCGTGAACATGAGCATCTTCCGCGAGGACTGA